The following are from one region of the Natronosporangium hydrolyticum genome:
- the acs gene encoding acetate--CoA ligase, which yields MSAPERTTLENLLRENRRFEPPPELAAAANVTIDAYQTASEDRLSFWDAAADRLTWRARWQQTLDWSNPPFAKWFVGGQLNVAENCVDRHVAAGHGDRVAFHWEGEPGDTATITYAELLRQVSQAANALTELGVRAGDRVAIYLPMIPQLPVAMLACARIGATHSVVFGGFSADSLAGRIEDAGARLVITADGGFRRGKPHALKPVVDEAVARTSSVERVVVVRRTGEDVEWHDQDVWWHDTVDVADVEHTAEPFDAEHPLFILYTSGTTAKPKGILHTTGGYLTQAAWTHHAVFDLKPEQDVFWCTADIGWVTGHSYIVYGPLANGATSVMYEGTPDTPHRGRFWELVQKYQISILYTAPTAIRTFAKWGDEIPAKYDLSSLRLLGTVGEPINPEAWMWYREQIGGGRCPIVDTWWQTETGAIMISPLPGVTGTKPGSAMRPLPGIAADVVDDAGASVPPGGGGYLVLREPWPSMLRTIWGDDQRFIDTYWSRFDGMYFAGDGAKLDDDGDLWLLGRVDDVMLVSGHNISTTEVESALVSHPSVAEAAVVGAADPVTGQGIVAFVILRGDIEGSESLASDLRTHVASALGAIAKPRQILLVPELPKTRSGKIMRRLLRDVAENRQLGDVTTLQDSSVMELISTGIQSSNADDD from the coding sequence ATGAGCGCGCCGGAGAGAACGACGTTGGAGAATCTGCTACGGGAGAACCGGCGGTTCGAGCCGCCGCCGGAACTCGCCGCGGCAGCGAACGTGACGATCGACGCGTATCAGACGGCGTCCGAGGATCGGCTGAGCTTCTGGGACGCCGCCGCCGACCGGCTCACCTGGCGGGCCCGCTGGCAGCAGACGCTGGACTGGTCGAACCCGCCGTTCGCGAAGTGGTTCGTAGGCGGTCAACTCAACGTCGCCGAGAACTGCGTCGACCGCCACGTCGCCGCCGGGCACGGCGACCGGGTCGCGTTTCATTGGGAAGGGGAACCCGGCGACACCGCGACGATCACCTACGCCGAGTTGCTGCGGCAGGTGTCGCAGGCCGCCAACGCGTTGACGGAACTCGGGGTACGGGCCGGCGACCGGGTCGCGATCTATCTGCCGATGATTCCGCAGCTGCCGGTCGCGATGCTCGCCTGCGCCCGGATCGGCGCCACCCACTCGGTCGTCTTCGGTGGTTTCTCGGCCGACTCGTTGGCGGGCCGCATCGAGGACGCCGGCGCCCGACTGGTGATTACGGCCGATGGCGGCTTCCGCCGCGGCAAACCACACGCGCTGAAGCCGGTCGTCGACGAAGCGGTGGCGCGGACATCCAGCGTGGAACGGGTAGTGGTGGTCCGGCGTACCGGAGAAGACGTGGAATGGCACGATCAGGACGTGTGGTGGCACGACACAGTGGATGTCGCCGATGTCGAGCACACCGCCGAACCGTTCGACGCCGAGCACCCGCTGTTCATCCTCTACACCAGCGGCACCACCGCAAAGCCGAAGGGGATCCTGCACACCACCGGTGGCTACCTCACCCAGGCGGCGTGGACCCACCACGCGGTCTTCGACCTGAAGCCGGAGCAGGACGTCTTCTGGTGTACTGCCGACATCGGCTGGGTCACCGGACACTCCTACATCGTGTATGGACCTTTGGCCAACGGCGCTACCTCGGTGATGTACGAAGGAACCCCGGACACCCCACACCGGGGCCGGTTCTGGGAGTTGGTCCAGAAGTACCAGATCTCCATCCTCTACACCGCACCCACCGCGATCCGGACCTTCGCCAAGTGGGGTGATGAGATCCCGGCGAAGTACGACCTCTCGTCGCTGCGGCTGCTAGGGACGGTGGGTGAGCCGATCAACCCCGAAGCCTGGATGTGGTACCGGGAACAGATCGGCGGCGGCCGGTGCCCCATCGTGGACACTTGGTGGCAGACTGAGACTGGCGCGATCATGATCTCGCCGCTGCCTGGGGTGACCGGCACCAAACCGGGCTCAGCGATGCGACCACTCCCGGGCATCGCCGCCGACGTGGTCGACGACGCTGGCGCGTCGGTGCCGCCGGGCGGCGGGGGCTACCTGGTGCTGCGGGAGCCCTGGCCATCGATGCTGCGCACCATCTGGGGCGACGACCAGCGCTTCATCGACACCTACTGGTCACGGTTCGACGGGATGTACTTCGCCGGCGACGGCGCCAAGCTCGACGACGACGGAGACCTGTGGCTGCTGGGCCGGGTCGACGACGTCATGCTGGTCTCCGGGCACAACATCTCCACCACCGAAGTAGAGTCGGCGCTGGTCTCCCACCCCTCGGTGGCTGAGGCGGCCGTGGTCGGCGCGGCCGACCCGGTCACCGGTCAGGGGATCGTCGCGTTCGTGATCCTCCGCGGCGACATCGAAGGCTCCGAGTCGCTCGCCAGCGACCTTCGTACCCATGTGGCTAGCGCGTTGGGTGCCATCGCCAAGCCGCGGCAGATCCTGCTGGTGCCGGAGCTGCCGAAGACCCGCAGCGGCAAGATCATGCGCCGGTTGTTGCGGGACGTGGCAGAGAACCGCCAACTGGGCGACGTGACCACCCTGCAAGACTCGTCGGTGATGGAGCTGATCAGCACCGGAATACAGAGCAGCAACGCCGACGACGACTGA
- a CDS encoding MFS transporter: MTPTRTAIAAVTTTIACVVPVFLVGGLAVQIGAELDFSPAGLGLAVSVYFGVSAVTSIPAGALVERYGATVTARSGVVLAVASLLAIAVAARSYPALVALLAAGGAANSLGQLAANTMLARVPARRQGLSFGIKQAAIPAATLLAGASVPVIALTIGWRWAFVIIAGAAAGALLLVPPARALPAAGARQSGGGAEAAPRATAALVVIGVAVALGAASAGALGVFLVDSSVSQGLTSPATAGLALTLGSLACLTGRVAGGWLADRRGAHGDVTTVAVLLAIGAVGLGLLAVPGQLALVIGVLLGFGFGWAFPGLVNFAVVQLHPHAPAAATSITQTGVYAGGCFGPLIFGAAAAAAGYPATWLGAGVAMLVASALILLGKRLLRSHRDRILVAAGSG, from the coding sequence ATGACCCCGACCCGTACCGCCATCGCCGCGGTCACCACCACCATCGCCTGCGTGGTGCCGGTGTTCCTGGTCGGCGGCCTGGCGGTGCAGATCGGGGCGGAGCTGGACTTCAGCCCGGCCGGCCTCGGCCTGGCGGTCTCGGTGTACTTCGGGGTCAGCGCCGTCACCTCGATACCGGCGGGTGCGCTGGTGGAGCGGTACGGCGCCACGGTCACCGCCCGCAGTGGGGTAGTGCTCGCGGTCGCCTCACTGCTGGCAATCGCCGTCGCCGCCCGCAGCTACCCGGCGCTGGTGGCGCTGCTCGCCGCCGGCGGCGCGGCGAACTCGCTCGGCCAGCTGGCGGCGAACACGATGTTGGCCCGCGTCCCCGCCCGCCGACAAGGACTATCATTCGGGATAAAACAGGCAGCGATTCCGGCGGCGACCCTGCTCGCTGGCGCCTCCGTACCGGTGATCGCGCTGACCATCGGGTGGCGATGGGCGTTCGTCATCATCGCCGGCGCGGCAGCCGGTGCGCTGCTGCTCGTACCACCTGCCCGGGCCCTGCCCGCCGCCGGAGCGCGCCAATCAGGCGGCGGGGCCGAGGCCGCGCCCCGGGCGACAGCCGCACTGGTGGTCATCGGGGTGGCTGTCGCGCTCGGCGCCGCCAGCGCTGGCGCGCTAGGGGTCTTCCTGGTCGACTCGTCCGTCAGCCAGGGCCTCACCAGCCCGGCCACCGCCGGCCTCGCCCTCACCCTCGGCAGCCTCGCCTGCCTCACCGGCCGGGTGGCCGGCGGCTGGCTCGCCGACCGGCGCGGCGCCCACGGCGACGTCACCACCGTCGCCGTCCTCCTCGCGATCGGCGCGGTCGGCCTCGGCCTGCTCGCCGTCCCCGGCCAGCTGGCGTTGGTGATCGGCGTGCTGCTCGGCTTCGGCTTCGGCTGGGCCTTCCCCGGCCTGGTCAACTTCGCGGTGGTTCAGCTCCATCCGCACGCGCCGGCCGCCGCCACCTCCATCACCCAGACCGGGGTGTACGCGGGCGGCTGCTTCGGGCCGCTTATCTTCGGCGCCGCCGCGGCCGCCGCCGGCTACCCGGCCACCTGGCTGGGGGCGGGCGTGGCGATGCTCGTCGCGTCAGCGCTGATCCTGCTCGGCAAACGACTGCTCCGCAGCCATCGGGACCGCATCCTGGTCGCCGCCGGCAGCGGCTGA
- a CDS encoding alpha/beta fold hydrolase: MAAGVDDSCVLIEGPWTHRFVSANGTRFHVVEAGTGPLVMFLHGFPEFWWAWHKVLPMVADAGYRAVAVDLRGYGASDKPPRGYDGYTMAADATGLIRALGERSATLVGAGYGGMMAWTAAAFHPKLVRRLIVVGAAHPLRMRAAVVVDPRGQFSAASPVLGFQLPRYEHRLTRDDAAMVGEFLHRWSGPDWQATAEFTEYSARCREAMQIPQAAFCALEAYRWAFRSVLRLHGYRFVKLLQQPLVTPTLQLHGELDTAVLPRTALGSGRYVIAGYEWRLLPRAGHFPHLEFPDLVAAEVLRWVKP, translated from the coding sequence ATGGCTGCGGGCGTGGACGACAGCTGCGTGCTGATAGAAGGGCCGTGGACGCACCGGTTCGTCAGCGCCAACGGCACCCGGTTCCATGTGGTGGAGGCGGGCACCGGCCCGCTGGTGATGTTTCTGCATGGCTTTCCCGAGTTCTGGTGGGCGTGGCACAAGGTGCTGCCGATGGTCGCGGACGCCGGCTACCGGGCGGTCGCGGTGGACCTGCGCGGATACGGCGCCTCCGACAAGCCGCCGCGGGGCTACGACGGCTACACCATGGCCGCCGACGCCACCGGCCTGATCCGGGCGCTGGGCGAACGGTCGGCGACGCTGGTCGGCGCCGGGTACGGCGGGATGATGGCCTGGACCGCAGCGGCGTTCCATCCGAAGCTGGTCCGGCGGCTGATCGTGGTGGGTGCGGCGCATCCGCTGCGGATGCGGGCGGCGGTGGTGGTCGACCCGCGGGGCCAGTTCAGCGCCGCCTCCCCGGTGCTGGGATTTCAGCTGCCCCGCTACGAGCATCGGCTCACCCGCGACGACGCCGCGATGGTCGGCGAATTTCTGCACCGGTGGAGCGGCCCGGACTGGCAGGCCACCGCCGAGTTCACCGAGTATTCGGCCCGCTGCCGGGAGGCGATGCAGATCCCGCAGGCCGCATTCTGCGCGCTGGAGGCGTACCGGTGGGCGTTCCGGTCGGTGCTGCGGCTACACGGGTACCGGTTCGTGAAGCTGTTGCAGCAGCCGCTGGTCACGCCGACGCTGCAGCTGCACGGCGAGTTGGATACCGCGGTGCTGCCCCGCACCGCACTGGGCTCCGGCCGGTATGTGATCGCCGGATACGAGTGGCGACTGTTACCGCGCGCCGGGCACTTCCCGCATCTGGAGTTCCCGGACCTGGTCGCCGCCGAGGTGCTCCGGTGGGTGAAACCGTAA
- a CDS encoding C45 family autoproteolytic acyltransferase/hydolase yields the protein MTLPYVSVAGTPGECGAAYGSAASVQIAENLDAYQRRFADQAGLDQAGRTAAGEAFRAATQAHHPRVAAMLDGVAAGAGVPPAEIYALNARTELLYGQPVSPAAEGCTAIGVLGTHTATGHLLLGQNWDWHPDQRGAMLLLETTDERGLRVLTLAEAGMLAKTGLNSAGVGQCLTMLACDRDGLTDPPGVPYHVLARATLEADSLGWAMRAACRSPRNASINLLLGQAGAAADDGELIDLELVPGDVGWLHPVDGLLTHANHLEAAVPVFDRQKEWGGSSLFRASRARRLLAPAVTAGKADPTDLATVLADHASYPHAICRHADDRLPPLERSETVCSVLLDLSAGRFGISNGPPCATPYEWYELPGAPVG from the coding sequence ATGACGCTGCCCTACGTGTCGGTCGCGGGCACCCCCGGCGAGTGCGGCGCCGCCTACGGCTCGGCCGCGAGCGTCCAGATCGCCGAAAATCTCGACGCCTACCAGCGGCGATTCGCCGATCAAGCAGGCCTCGACCAGGCCGGCCGGACCGCCGCCGGGGAGGCGTTCCGGGCCGCCACCCAGGCCCATCACCCCCGCGTGGCGGCGATGCTGGACGGCGTGGCTGCGGGGGCCGGGGTGCCACCGGCCGAGATCTACGCCCTCAACGCCCGTACCGAACTGCTGTACGGGCAGCCGGTGTCGCCCGCGGCCGAGGGCTGCACGGCGATCGGGGTGCTGGGCACCCACACCGCGACGGGGCACCTGCTGCTCGGCCAGAACTGGGACTGGCATCCGGACCAGCGCGGCGCGATGCTGCTGCTGGAGACCACCGACGAGCGTGGGCTGCGGGTGCTGACCCTGGCCGAGGCCGGCATGCTCGCCAAGACCGGCCTCAACTCTGCCGGGGTGGGCCAGTGCCTGACCATGCTCGCCTGCGACCGGGATGGCCTCACCGACCCGCCCGGGGTGCCGTACCACGTGCTGGCCCGGGCAACGCTGGAGGCGGACTCGTTGGGCTGGGCGATGCGTGCCGCCTGCCGCAGCCCGCGCAACGCCTCGATCAACCTGCTGCTCGGCCAGGCCGGCGCCGCCGCCGACGATGGTGAGCTGATCGATCTGGAGCTGGTCCCCGGCGACGTCGGGTGGCTGCATCCGGTCGACGGTCTGCTCACCCACGCCAACCATCTGGAGGCCGCCGTGCCGGTCTTCGACAGGCAGAAGGAGTGGGGTGGCTCGTCGCTGTTCCGGGCCTCCCGCGCCCGCCGGCTGCTCGCTCCCGCGGTGACCGCCGGGAAGGCCGACCCAACCGACCTGGCGACGGTGCTGGCCGACCACGCCAGTTACCCGCACGCGATCTGCCGGCACGCCGACGACCGGCTGCCGCCGCTGGAACGGTCGGAGACGGTCTGTTCGGTGCTGCTGGACCTCTCCGCGGGCCGGTTCGGGATCAGTAACGGCCCGCCCTGCGCCACCCCCTACGAGTGGTATGAGCTGCCCGGGGCCCCGGTCGGCTGA
- the rarD gene encoding EamA family transporter RarD, with the protein MSALQRGYLFGLAAYGLWGFVPLYFKLLEPSSPLEILAHRVVWSVLFLALVLLVIRGWSTLRGFAGQPLAVAGLTLAAILIGLNWGTFIYGVATDRVVEASLGYFINPLVTMLLGVLVLRERLTPAQWTALGVGAAAVTVLTIDHGRLPYIALILAGSFGCYGLLKKQLGLPAVSGLLVESSILALPALGFLWWLSAQGEATAGTAGVGHLILLLLAGAITAVPLLFFAGAANRIPLTALGILQYLAPTLQFLLGVLLFAEPMPPTRLAGFALVWLALAIFTADGLRRARQRAAATAAQAKADAETVCTPEAPSADVQR; encoded by the coding sequence GTGAGTGCGCTGCAACGGGGGTACCTTTTTGGACTGGCAGCGTACGGATTGTGGGGTTTCGTCCCACTCTATTTCAAGCTTCTCGAACCGTCCTCCCCCCTGGAGATCCTCGCCCACCGGGTCGTGTGGTCGGTGCTCTTCCTCGCCCTGGTCCTGCTGGTAATCCGCGGCTGGAGCACCCTACGAGGCTTCGCCGGTCAACCACTGGCAGTGGCGGGTCTCACACTCGCGGCGATCCTCATCGGGCTGAACTGGGGCACCTTCATCTACGGCGTCGCCACCGACCGAGTCGTCGAAGCCTCGCTCGGGTACTTCATCAACCCGCTCGTCACCATGCTGCTCGGCGTGCTGGTACTACGGGAACGACTCACCCCGGCGCAGTGGACCGCCCTCGGCGTCGGCGCCGCCGCAGTCACCGTGCTCACCATCGACCACGGTCGACTGCCGTACATCGCGCTGATCCTCGCGGGCAGCTTCGGCTGCTACGGCCTGCTCAAGAAGCAGCTCGGCCTACCGGCGGTCTCTGGCCTACTGGTGGAGTCGAGCATCCTGGCCCTGCCGGCGCTGGGTTTCCTGTGGTGGCTCTCGGCCCAGGGGGAGGCGACCGCCGGCACCGCCGGGGTCGGGCACCTGATCCTGTTGCTGCTGGCCGGGGCGATCACTGCGGTCCCGCTGCTCTTCTTCGCCGGAGCGGCCAACCGGATCCCGCTCACCGCCCTGGGGATCCTCCAGTACCTCGCCCCGACCCTGCAGTTCCTCCTCGGCGTGCTGCTCTTTGCCGAGCCGATGCCGCCGACCCGGCTCGCCGGCTTCGCGCTGGTCTGGCTGGCGCTCGCCATCTTCACCGCCGATGGTCTGCGCCGAGCCCGGCAGCGCGCCGCCGCGACCGCGGCGCAGGCCAAGGCCGACGCCGAGACCGTCTGCACCCCCGAAGCCCCCTCCGCCGACGTGCAACGCTGA
- a CDS encoding polyprenyl synthetase family protein — MFDIADEALESSILAMLEEIETLLRDGVASADPLVTEAAQHLVVAGGKRFRPMLVAVGGQLTAGSGHDAAAQRELVLAAAVVELTHLATLYHDDVMDEAAVRRGAPSANQRWSNSIAILVGDYLFARAADLAADLGPEAVRIQSRTFARLVHGQIAETVGPRGDDPIAHYLQVVADKTASLIATSARFGGMFGGAEPAQVSALAEFGETIGVAFQLSDDLLDISSDSAASGKTPGTDLRKGVPTLPVLYAQAGTDADAASVRLREILASGPVEDEAQVVEALGLLRESAALKRARETVRWYAEQARATLAPLPDVSARRTLASLCDLIVDRTG, encoded by the coding sequence GTGTTCGACATCGCGGACGAGGCCCTGGAGTCCTCCATCCTGGCGATGCTCGAGGAGATCGAGACATTGCTGCGGGACGGGGTGGCCAGCGCGGACCCGTTGGTCACCGAGGCGGCTCAGCATCTCGTCGTCGCCGGTGGTAAACGGTTCCGCCCGATGCTGGTCGCGGTCGGTGGGCAGCTGACCGCTGGCTCCGGCCATGACGCGGCGGCCCAGCGGGAGCTGGTGCTCGCCGCCGCCGTCGTGGAGCTGACTCATCTGGCGACGTTGTATCACGACGATGTCATGGATGAGGCCGCCGTCCGGCGGGGTGCGCCCAGCGCCAACCAGCGGTGGTCCAATTCGATCGCGATCCTGGTCGGTGACTACCTGTTTGCGCGGGCGGCGGATCTCGCCGCCGATCTGGGGCCGGAGGCGGTGCGGATCCAGTCGCGGACGTTCGCCCGGCTGGTGCACGGTCAGATCGCTGAAACGGTCGGTCCGCGCGGGGACGACCCGATCGCCCATTATCTGCAGGTTGTGGCGGATAAGACCGCTTCGTTGATCGCGACGTCGGCCCGGTTCGGTGGGATGTTCGGGGGCGCCGAGCCGGCGCAGGTGAGTGCGCTGGCCGAGTTCGGCGAGACGATCGGGGTGGCCTTCCAGCTCTCCGATGATCTGCTCGACATCTCCTCGGATTCGGCCGCTTCCGGCAAGACCCCCGGCACCGACCTGCGCAAGGGGGTGCCCACCCTGCCGGTGCTGTACGCGCAGGCGGGGACCGACGCCGACGCCGCCTCGGTCCGGTTGCGGGAGATTCTGGCCAGCGGCCCAGTCGAGGATGAGGCACAGGTTGTCGAGGCGTTGGGGCTGCTGCGGGAGTCGGCGGCGTTGAAGCGGGCCCGGGAGACCGTGCGGTGGTATGCCGAGCAGGCGCGGGCCACACTTGCGCCGTTGCCGGATGTGTCGGCGCGCCGGACGTTGGCGTCGCTCTGTGATCTGATCGTCGACCGGACCGGCTAG
- a CDS encoding DUF4389 domain-containing protein, which translates to MAPNNPIRVDRPAYPVQLHGDLAPDLRRWLWLVKWLLLIPHYVILFFLWLAFLILTIVAFFAILITARYPRSIFEFNTGVLRWAWRVAFYGYGALGTDRYPPFRLADVIDYPARYTVAYPQRLSRGLVLVKWWLLAIPHYLVVGFFVGGGWAAGRSADQNGPMFGLIGLLVLFAAVVLLFTGRYPGGIFDFVLGMNRWVFRVGSYAALLTDQYPPFRLDLGGTDPAAATPPVDQPTGAPGSSYHS; encoded by the coding sequence ATGGCGCCGAACAATCCGATTCGCGTCGACCGGCCAGCGTACCCGGTGCAGCTGCACGGTGACCTAGCTCCCGACCTGCGCCGATGGCTGTGGCTGGTGAAGTGGCTGCTGCTGATCCCGCACTACGTGATCCTGTTTTTCCTGTGGCTGGCGTTCCTGATCCTGACGATCGTCGCATTCTTCGCCATTCTGATCACCGCCCGCTATCCCCGATCGATCTTCGAGTTCAACACCGGCGTACTGCGCTGGGCGTGGCGGGTCGCGTTCTACGGCTACGGGGCCCTGGGCACCGATAGATACCCGCCCTTCCGGCTCGCCGACGTGATCGACTACCCGGCCCGGTACACCGTCGCGTATCCGCAGCGGCTCTCGCGCGGACTGGTGCTGGTCAAGTGGTGGCTGCTGGCGATCCCGCACTACCTGGTGGTCGGGTTCTTCGTCGGCGGCGGCTGGGCGGCCGGCCGCAGCGCCGACCAGAACGGCCCCATGTTCGGCCTGATCGGCCTGCTGGTGCTCTTCGCCGCCGTGGTGCTCCTCTTCACCGGGCGCTACCCCGGCGGGATCTTCGACTTCGTGCTGGGGATGAACCGGTGGGTCTTCCGGGTGGGCAGCTACGCAGCGCTGCTCACCGACCAGTATCCACCGTTCCGGCTCGATCTCGGGGGCACCGACCCGGCTGCGGCCACGCCGCCGGTGGATCAGCCGACCGGGGCCCCGGGCAGCTCATACCACTCGTAG
- a CDS encoding SseB family protein produces MTEWAPATEAEATMRDALRAEDQEQYFRILASAELLLPVSAEALAGREPMGWGTWTANGRTHVLAFTSSEAMRFCLAEHASSARTMPYQELAAAWPNLDWWLAVNPGLPIEGYLPAWFVTQLARGDTRLPGRGGNRQEAAAAAEQSGRSEPWGRASVPPAPTGASHRPAVPAQPGPAGPESDADPAVDSASPGVGPAGEPATPPAAPEVEFGAGFTPANELESQLLTASAAGRIDHYLSTVLLAKVLLPSADDADPELRPNEPGYQWRVEKLDGEPGVVVFTSAERLVEHLETEAPSHAIRFMQLIRTWPDESWSLSVNPGTPIGILLPGRQIAGLASSAAEVGLDDDAGEARETGADAANAAGARAVAQPVPMQKVVAPSQVSWYLERSYDRVSGFVQREGEVAHLRSPAKLVDGLGLRYQGSPFSPDDEEVYVLRWPAYRPSLYRIPYGGRSEAAMAAMEGWVIERPPFRGNGFAPSESEDVIAEFKVDSIRLPHGAQLWRLRADGTSQLVARLDADGPTWHRNEES; encoded by the coding sequence GTGACCGAGTGGGCGCCGGCCACCGAGGCCGAAGCGACCATGCGAGATGCGCTACGAGCCGAGGACCAGGAGCAATACTTCCGAATCCTCGCCAGCGCCGAGCTGCTCCTCCCGGTCTCGGCGGAAGCGTTGGCGGGCCGGGAGCCGATGGGGTGGGGCACCTGGACCGCGAATGGGCGGACCCACGTGCTGGCCTTCACCTCCTCCGAGGCCATGCGGTTCTGCCTGGCAGAGCACGCCAGCTCCGCTCGCACCATGCCGTACCAGGAGCTCGCCGCCGCCTGGCCCAATCTGGACTGGTGGCTGGCGGTCAACCCGGGCCTGCCGATCGAGGGCTACCTGCCCGCCTGGTTCGTCACCCAGCTCGCCCGCGGCGACACCCGGCTGCCTGGCCGGGGCGGCAACCGGCAGGAGGCGGCGGCCGCGGCGGAGCAGAGCGGCCGCTCCGAGCCATGGGGTCGGGCGTCGGTGCCACCGGCGCCGACCGGGGCGTCGCATCGGCCCGCGGTGCCGGCGCAGCCCGGCCCGGCCGGGCCGGAGTCGGACGCCGACCCGGCGGTCGATTCGGCTTCGCCGGGCGTCGGCCCCGCCGGGGAGCCAGCGACGCCGCCAGCGGCACCGGAGGTCGAGTTCGGCGCCGGGTTCACCCCCGCCAACGAGCTCGAGTCGCAGCTGTTGACCGCCTCCGCGGCCGGCCGCATCGACCACTACCTCTCCACTGTGCTGCTGGCGAAGGTGCTGCTGCCGTCGGCCGACGACGCCGACCCGGAGCTGCGCCCGAATGAGCCGGGTTACCAGTGGCGGGTCGAGAAGCTCGACGGCGAGCCGGGCGTGGTGGTCTTCACCTCGGCGGAACGGCTGGTGGAACACCTGGAGACCGAGGCGCCGAGCCATGCGATCAGGTTCATGCAGCTGATCCGGACCTGGCCGGACGAATCATGGTCGCTGTCGGTCAACCCCGGCACCCCGATCGGCATCCTGCTGCCCGGCCGGCAGATCGCCGGGCTGGCCAGCTCCGCCGCCGAGGTGGGCCTCGACGACGACGCCGGCGAAGCGCGCGAGACCGGCGCGGACGCTGCCAACGCGGCCGGTGCCCGGGCGGTGGCGCAGCCGGTGCCGATGCAGAAGGTCGTCGCGCCCAGCCAGGTCTCCTGGTATCTGGAGCGCAGCTATGACCGGGTCTCCGGGTTCGTGCAGCGAGAAGGCGAGGTGGCGCACCTGCGCAGCCCAGCCAAGCTGGTCGACGGGCTGGGGCTGCGCTACCAAGGTTCCCCGTTCAGTCCGGACGACGAAGAGGTCTATGTGCTGCGCTGGCCGGCGTATCGGCCGTCGCTCTACCGGATCCCGTACGGCGGGCGCAGCGAGGCCGCGATGGCGGCGATGGAAGGCTGGGTCATCGAACGCCCCCCGTTCCGGGGCAACGGGTTCGCGCCCTCCGAGAGCGAAGATGTCATCGCCGAGTTCAAGGTGGACAGCATCCGGTTGCCGCACGGCGCGCAGCTGTGGCGGCTACGGGCCGACGGCACCTCGCAGCTGGTGGCCCGACTTGACGCGGACGGCCCCACCTGGCACCGCAACGAGGAGAGCTGA
- a CDS encoding phage holin family protein, with protein MKLLLRLLISAVALWVAALLFSANTISSVFGVDTRITLTDEQFSAGWFGTLVLVSVIFGVVNAVLQPIIRTIGCAAYTLTLGLIAIVVNGALLLLTAWISGVFGIGFEVENFLSAVLGALVIGVVSWLLNIFVRAK; from the coding sequence ATGAAACTGTTGCTGAGACTTCTCATCAGCGCGGTCGCCCTCTGGGTAGCGGCGCTGCTCTTCTCCGCCAACACGATCTCGTCGGTCTTCGGGGTCGACACCCGGATCACGCTCACCGACGAGCAGTTCAGCGCCGGGTGGTTCGGCACACTGGTGCTGGTCTCGGTGATCTTCGGGGTGGTCAACGCGGTCCTGCAACCGATCATCCGAACAATCGGCTGCGCCGCGTACACGTTGACGCTCGGGCTGATCGCGATCGTGGTCAACGGCGCACTGCTGTTGCTGACGGCCTGGATCAGCGGCGTCTTCGGGATCGGCTTCGAGGTGGAGAACTTCCTCTCGGCGGTGCTCGGGGCGCTGGTGATCGGGGTGGTGAGCTGGCTGCTGAACATCTTCGTCCGGGCAAAGTGA
- a CDS encoding IclR family transcriptional regulator, with protein MIEQWLTGPRGRGSAPAPRDLVQSVRRAVQLLEIIGSEPGLSVKQMARRLEMNPTTAYHLIRTLVYEGYLIRGEVGNYTMGPAVSDRFRDLARSLRGPDHVTLAMRRAVVESGYSHYLARLVGGRVTVTAVVEGPYSPWLEDLVPGFDDAAHATAMGKAMLSLLEPHRRERYLKESGMRPFTEATVTDPLALDADLAAGRKRGMQIDTGQFRPGVACGAVPVISDGPLDQLAVLGCSLPLRDFMHSAKELRTRLQATARRLAPLLCGDVDQSPPEPEPPSSGDASES; from the coding sequence GTGATCGAACAGTGGCTGACCGGACCACGCGGCCGGGGCAGCGCCCCAGCGCCTCGTGATCTGGTCCAGAGTGTCCGCCGGGCGGTCCAACTGCTGGAGATAATCGGATCCGAGCCCGGCCTGAGCGTGAAACAAATGGCGCGGCGGCTGGAGATGAACCCCACCACCGCGTACCACCTGATCCGTACGTTGGTCTACGAGGGTTACCTGATCCGGGGCGAAGTCGGCAACTACACCATGGGGCCGGCGGTCTCCGACCGGTTTCGCGACCTCGCCCGCTCGCTACGCGGGCCGGACCACGTGACGCTGGCGATGCGCCGGGCCGTCGTCGAATCTGGCTACAGCCACTATCTCGCCCGACTGGTCGGCGGCCGGGTCACCGTTACCGCAGTGGTCGAGGGCCCGTACTCGCCGTGGCTGGAGGACCTGGTCCCCGGCTTCGATGACGCCGCGCACGCCACCGCGATGGGCAAAGCGATGCTGTCACTGCTGGAGCCGCATCGCCGGGAGCGTTACCTCAAAGAGTCCGGTATGCGGCCGTTCACCGAGGCCACCGTGACCGACCCGCTGGCGCTGGACGCGGACCTGGCCGCCGGCCGGAAACGCGGCATGCAGATCGACACCGGGCAGTTCCGGCCGGGGGTGGCCTGCGGCGCGGTGCCGGTGATCAGCGACGGACCGCTGGATCAGTTGGCGGTGCTGGGGTGTTCCCTGCCCCTGCGGGACTTCATGCACTCGGCGAAGGAGCTACGGACCCGTCTACAGGCGACAGCCCGGCGGTTGGCCCCGTTGCTCTGCGGCGACGTCGACCAGTCGCCGCCCGAACCGGAACCGCCATCGTCGGGCGACGCCAGCGAGTCCTGA